The following proteins are encoded in a genomic region of Alnus glutinosa chromosome 8, dhAlnGlut1.1, whole genome shotgun sequence:
- the LOC133875597 gene encoding chitin-inducible gibberellin-responsive protein 1-like → MEEASLHDEGFPPENLKQLLIACAKALSDNSIDVFDRLIEKARDAVSITGEPIQRLGAYMVEGLVARKEASGSSIYQALNCGVPESKDLLSYMHILYEICPYFKFGYMAANGAIADACKNDDRIHIIDFQIAQGSQWVTLLEALAARPGGPPHVRITGIDDSFSKYARGDGLEAVGRRLGAISEKFNIPVEFHGLPAFAPDVARDMLNVMPGEALAVNFPLQLHQIPDESVVVRNPRDGILRMVKSLSPKVVTLVEQESNTNTAPFLRRFEETLDYYLAMFESIDATLPRNNKDRVNLEQHCVARDIVNVIACEGKERVERHELFGKWKSRMTMAGFRQYPLSSYVNGVIKSLLRCYSEHYMLVEKDGAMLLGWKERNLISASAWQ, encoded by the coding sequence ATGGAGGAAGCGTCTTTGCATGATGAGGGTTTTCCCCCAGAAAATCTGAAGCAATTGCTGATTGCATGTGCTAAAGCTCTCTCCGACAACAGCATCGATGTTTTTGATAGGTTGATTGAAAAGGCTAGAGATGCTGTGTCTATCACAGGAGAACCAATCCAGCGTCTTGGTGCTTACATGGTAGAAGGGCTGGTGGCAAGAAAGGAGGCATCGGGCTCCAGCATTTACCAAGCACTCAACTGTGGAGTGCCTGAAAGCAAAGACTTGCTTTCTTACATGCATATCCTGTATGAAATCTGCCCCTACTTCAAATTTGGTTACATGGCAGCCAATGGGGCGATTGCCGATGCATGCAAAAACGACGACCGTATCCACATCATAGACTTTCAGATTGCTCAGGGATCCCAGTGGGTGACTCTCCTTGAAGCACTTGCCGCACGACCGGGAGGGCCTCCCCATGTGCGGATTACAGGGATTGATGACTCTTTTTCCAAATATGCCCGTGGAGATGGGTTGGAGGCGGTAGGGAGACGGTTGGGAGCAATTTCTGAGAAATTTAACATTCCAGTTGAGTTTCATGGACTGCCAGCTTTTGCTCCAGATGTTGCGCGGGATATGCTTAATGTCATGCCGGGGGAGGCTCTGGCTGTAAACTTCCCTTTACAACTCCACCAAATCCCAGACGAGAGTGTTGTAGTGAGAAATCCGAGGGATGGGATTCTGAGAATGGTAAAGTCACTTTCTCCCAAGGTGGTCACTTTGGTGGAGCAAGAATCGAACACAAACACAGCCCCTTTCTTGCGTAGGTTTGAAGAAACTCTAGACTACTACTTGGCAATGTTTGAGTCTATTGATGCCACCCTGCCAAGAAACAACAAGGATCGTGTAAATTTGGAGCAGCATTGTGTGGCCAGGGATATTGTGAATGTCATTGCTTGCGAGGGGAAGGAGAGGGTGGAGCGCCATGAACTCTTCGGCAAATGGAAGTCCAGAATGACAATGGCGGGGTTCCGCCAATATCCTCTGAGCTCTTATGTCAACGGCGTGATAAAGAGCCTGCTGAGGTGCTATTCAGAACATTATATGCTAGTGGAGAAGGATGGGGCTATGCTGTTGGGCTGGAAGGAGAGGAACCTCATCTCGGCTTCTGCCTGGCAATGA